A section of the Primulina eburnea isolate SZY01 chromosome 1, ASM2296580v1, whole genome shotgun sequence genome encodes:
- the LOC140839792 gene encoding patellin-3-like, which produces MAEETKKSIPESPCAAEEVALSDVPLIEKPATIVVDKQVAPQPEPEKVENPAAEEAVEGEKGKEEATTESYSFKEEGNKVDDLIDPQKKALDELKLLIQEALNKHEFTAPPRPADNKKDDEPKAEGKKEEESKSEEKKEEQKTEACEVSTEVLPPPPPGNEPVKTEPEAAIDKKNEKEMVPPLPVEEKKESPFETVLVENVKETAETVVEEVKETIIHEVSVPAHPPCEGSTVAPTEEEKPKELPVTEEKTVPALQPEEVSIWGIPLLADEKSDVILLKFLRARDFKVKDAFSMLKSVVAWRKEFKVDELMEDEEIIEGLEKVVYVHGVDKEGHPVCYNAFGEFQDKDLYSNTFVDSEKRTKFLKWYIQFLEKNIRKLDFSSDGACTIVQITDLQNSPGLNLFKKEMRQATNQALQLLQDNYPEYVAKQVFINVPWWYVAYNRMISPFLSQRTKSKFVFAGPTKTAETLFKYLAPEQVPVQYGGLSKDGEQDFTSAEAAIEETIKPISQHTIELAITEACILVWELRVVGWDVAYGVEFVPFSEGGYTRIIQKSRKIGPTDEQVISYTFKVGEAGKVVLTFDNQTSKKKLLVYRSKIKPSD; this is translated from the exons ATGGCTGAGGAAACCAAGAAATCAATTCCTGAGTCGCCTTGTGCTGCAGAAGAGGTCGCGCTGTCTGATGTTCCATTGATCGAGAAGCCCGCAACCATTGTGGTGGATAAGCAGGTGGCGCCGCAACCTGAGCCTGAGAAAGTTGAAAACCCGGCAGCGGAGGAGGCGGTAGAAGGGGAGAAGGGAAAGGAGGAGGCGACGACTGAATCATATTCGTTTAAAGAGGAGGGTAACAAAGTTGATGATCTAATTGACCCGCAGAAGAAAGCCTTGGATGAACTTAAACTGTTGATCCAGGAGGCACTCAACAAGCATGAATTTACTGCGCCGCCGCGTCCGGCAGATAACAAGAAAGATGATGAACCTAAAGCTGAAGGGAAGAAAGAAGAAGAATCAAAATCTGAGGAGAAGAAAGAAGAGCAAAAGACTGAAGCTTGCGAGGTATCTACTGAAGTTCTGCCGCCACCTCCGCCAGGCAATGAGCCCGTTAAAACTGAACCGGAGGCTGCGATCGATAAGAAGAATGAAAAAGAAATGGTCCCACCTCTTCCTGTCGAAGAGAAAAAGGAATCGCCATTTGAAACAGTACTAGTCGAAAACGTAAAAGAAACGGCTGAAACTGTGGTCGAAGAAGTTAAAGAAACTATAATTCATGAAGTCAGCGTCCCTGCCCACCCACCCTGTGAGGGATCCACCGTAGCCCCGACAGAGGAGGAGAAGCCAAAGGAGTTACCTGTCACAGAGGAGAAAACAGTACCAGCGCTGCAGCCAGAGGAAGTTTCTATATGGGGTATCCCACTTCTTGCTGATGAGAAGAGTGATGTGATTCTCTTAAAGTTCTTAAGGGCTCGAGATTTCAAGGTGAAAGATGCTTTCTCCATGCTGAAAAGTGTGGTGGCATGGAGAAAAGAGTTCAAAGTTGACGAGTTAATGGAAGATGAAGAAATTATCGAGGGACTTGAAAAGGTTGTTTACGTTCATGGGGTGGATAAAGAGGGGCATCCTGTTTGTTACAATGCTTTTGGAGAGTTTCAGGACAAGGATTTGTACAGCAACACTTTTGTCGATTCCGAAAAGAGAACCAAGTTCTTGAAGTGGTACATTCAGTTCTTGGAAAAGAATATCAGGAAACTTGATTTCAGCTCTGATGGGGCTTGCACTATTGTTCAGATCACTGATCTTCAGAATTCCCCTGGACTCAACTTGTTCAAGAAAGAAATGCGCCAAGCTACCAATCAAGCCCTCCAATTGCTGCAGGATAACTATCCCGAATATGTTGCAAAACAG GTGTTCATCAATGTTCCATGGTGGTATGTGGCTTACAATAGGATGATCAGTCCATTCTTGTCTCAAAGAACCAAGAGCAAGTTTGTTTTTGCAGGCCCTACCAAGACTGCTGAGACCCTCTTCAA ATACTTAGCACCTGAGCAAGTACCAGTTCAGTATGGTGGCCTTAGCAAGGATGGTGAGCAGGACTTCACCTCTGCCGAGGCTGCAATCGAAGAAACTATCAAGCCCATAAGCCAACACACTATTGAACTGGCAATCACCGAG GCGTGCATTTTGGTTTGGGAGTTGAGGGTGGTAGGCTGGGATGTTGCCTATGGAGTTGAGTTTGTGCCATTCTCTGAGGGTGGATACACACGGATCATTCAAAAATCAAGAAAGATTGGACCAACTGATGAGCAAGTAATCAGCTACACCTTCAAAGTCGGTGAGGCGGGTAAGGTGGTTCTGACATTTGATAATCAAACTTCTAAGAAGAAGCTGCTTGTCTACAGGTCCAAGATCAAGCCTTCTGATTAA
- the LOC140809481 gene encoding protein NRT1/ PTR FAMILY 5.10-like, with the protein MLSTSASSVVALAQGGHKPCVQAFGPEQFDEQDPIFECKAKSSFFNWWYFSFCAGVFVALVILNYIQDILGWVLGFGIPCIVICLALTIFFMGTRTYRFRTHSDDRNPFIRIGQVFVRTVRYWQTNPTPYPEWRKLREFYLLRAFSNSNPMSVWWLIPQYLLFGVADVITMVGFQEFFYDQSTGELKSLGLSLYLCIFCIGSC; encoded by the exons ATGTTGTCCACCTCAGCTTCCAGTGTAGTAGCATTGGCCCAAGGGGGGCATAAACCATGTGTTCAAGCTTTTGGACCTGAGCAGTTTGATGAGCAAGATCCAATATTCGAGTGTAAAGCCAAAAGCTCATTCTTTAATTGGTGGTACTTTTCCTTTTGTGCTGGTGTTTTTGTGGCTCTCGTCATTTTGAACTACATCCAAGACATTCTAGGCTGGGTTCTTGGCTTTGGGATCCCATGTATTGTTATTTGCCTTGCCCTGACTATTTTTTTCATGGGGACTAGGACATACCGATTTCGTACGCACAGTGATGATAGAAACCCGTTTATCAGAATCGGTCAAGTGTTTGTCAGAACAGTTAGATACTGGCAGACTAACCCTACGCCATATCCAGAGTGGAGGAAGCTCAGGGAATTCTACCTCTTGAGGGCATTCAGCAATTCAA ATCCAATGAGTGTATGGTGGCTTATACCTCAGTATTTACTTTTCGGAGTTGCTGATGTGATCACCATGGTCGGTTTCCAAGAGTTCTTCTACGACCAGTCTACTGGAGAATTGAAAAGTTTAGGTCTTTCTCTATACCTGTGTATTTTTTGCATTGGGAGTTGCTGA